Proteins co-encoded in one Spirosoma endbachense genomic window:
- a CDS encoding TetR/AcrR family transcriptional regulator, whose protein sequence is MDTKAKILQAALKLFNEQGVDVITVRHIAKEVGISHGNLCYHFPNTDIIISHLYDQLVDQLSVRIGAVYATTDQEMEILIASAKASMAILHDYRFLMLDFAGIMRRIPELREKHRALVVKRKVVFRQILIQLRASGRMRAELYPGHDDDLLDQLFIVGDFWLSSATIFQDGPIEEKLSHYQRIFLALLIPLLTEKGMAEWRSIEPMP, encoded by the coding sequence GTGGACACAAAAGCTAAAATTTTACAGGCGGCTCTAAAATTATTTAATGAGCAGGGGGTAGATGTTATTACGGTTCGGCATATTGCCAAAGAGGTAGGCATCAGCCACGGGAATTTGTGTTATCATTTCCCGAATACCGACATCATAATCAGCCACCTTTATGATCAATTAGTCGATCAGCTAAGCGTCCGGATCGGGGCTGTTTATGCGACTACTGATCAGGAAATGGAAATTCTCATCGCATCGGCTAAAGCAAGCATGGCAATCCTGCATGACTATCGTTTTTTGATGCTGGATTTCGCTGGTATTATGCGTCGAATACCGGAACTACGCGAGAAACACCGGGCTTTGGTGGTAAAACGCAAGGTCGTGTTCCGGCAAATCCTGATTCAGCTGAGAGCGTCGGGCAGAATGCGGGCAGAACTATATCCGGGTCACGATGACGATTTGCTGGATCAGTTGTTCATTGTCGGCGATTTCTGGCTATCCAGTGCTACTATTTTTCAGGATGGGCCTATTGAGGAGAAGCTTAGTCACTATCAGCGCATCTTTCTGGCGCTCCTGATTCCATTGTTGACCGAAAAAGGAATGGCTGAGTGGCGGTCGATTGAGCCAATGCCCTAA
- a CDS encoding prephenate dehydrogenase: MTVSIVGIGLLGGSFALAIREKYPKIRFVGVDTSTVNGQLALAKGIVDEVLPLDEAVAQSTLVVMATPVNIIIDLLPKVLDLLPPGATVVDLGSTKELICGIADAHSKRAQFVAAHPMAGTENSGPSAAFKELLPGKNLIICDREKSNPDSLTLTESLFRDAGMKLFYMTPQEHDLHLAYVSHLSHISAFALGLTVLEKEKDEQAIFDMASTGFSSTVRLAKSSPQMWAPIFDQNRINVSDALSAYIEFLQQFKQVIDDQDVKTSLDFMQRANVIRRVLDGIEKR; encoded by the coding sequence ATGACCGTTTCTATCGTTGGAATAGGCTTATTAGGCGGATCGTTCGCCCTGGCCATACGCGAAAAATACCCCAAAATACGCTTCGTCGGTGTCGATACATCAACGGTCAATGGCCAGTTGGCACTGGCCAAAGGCATTGTCGATGAAGTTCTTCCATTGGATGAAGCTGTAGCACAAAGCACGTTGGTCGTGATGGCAACACCCGTTAATATTATTATCGATCTGTTGCCTAAGGTTCTGGATTTATTGCCACCCGGCGCAACTGTTGTTGATCTAGGATCGACAAAAGAGCTGATTTGCGGTATTGCTGATGCACATTCAAAACGGGCGCAGTTTGTGGCTGCTCACCCGATGGCTGGGACCGAAAATTCTGGCCCCAGCGCTGCCTTTAAGGAACTGCTACCTGGCAAAAATCTGATCATCTGCGACCGCGAGAAAAGCAATCCCGATAGCCTGACGCTGACCGAAAGCCTATTCCGGGATGCCGGTATGAAATTGTTCTACATGACTCCACAAGAGCATGATCTTCATCTGGCCTATGTCTCGCACCTGAGTCATATCAGCGCCTTCGCACTTGGCCTGACGGTATTGGAAAAGGAAAAAGATGAACAGGCCATCTTCGATATGGCGAGCACCGGCTTTAGCTCGACCGTACGGCTAGCCAAGAGCTCTCCGCAGATGTGGGCACCTATTTTTGACCAGAATCGGATCAATGTTTCCGATGCGCTGTCGGCTTATATCGAGTTCCTGCAACAGTTTAAGCAGGTTATCGACGATCAGGATGTAAAAACCTCCCTTGATTTCATGCAGCGGGCCAATGTCATTCGACGGGTGCTGGATGGGATCGAGAAGCGTTGA
- a CDS encoding DUF4290 domain-containing protein, translated as MKEYGSSIQKLVDNMVNIEDREKRTRYAHILIELMRQIHPNMKDGQDYYNKLWDDLYIMSDFTLDVDSPYPPPSEEALGKKPQRVPYNTHHLKFKHFGRNVDLLIAKAISVEDPEEKRAFVSYLTRLMRTFYQAWNKESVEDETIYQSLLELSNGKLADDIKLIREQGLVEATPRERTGDQTQPQRVGGNFGGNQNRNNRGDGPNQGRQNNRNEGGNQRNFGRNNRNDGPPGRPNNRNDGGNPRNFGNRGDGQNQGGRPNNRNNDRRRR; from the coding sequence TTGAAAGAATACGGAAGTAGTATCCAGAAGCTGGTTGACAATATGGTCAACATCGAAGATCGGGAAAAACGTACTCGTTACGCGCATATCCTGATTGAGTTGATGCGGCAAATTCACCCTAACATGAAGGATGGTCAGGACTACTACAACAAACTGTGGGATGACCTGTACATCATGTCAGATTTTACTTTAGACGTCGATAGCCCCTACCCACCCCCATCGGAAGAGGCTTTAGGCAAAAAGCCCCAGCGAGTTCCTTATAATACGCACCATCTGAAGTTCAAACACTTTGGCCGAAACGTCGATTTATTAATAGCGAAAGCCATTTCGGTTGAAGATCCTGAAGAAAAACGCGCTTTTGTGTCGTATCTGACCCGATTGATGCGCACTTTTTATCAAGCCTGGAATAAGGAATCTGTTGAGGATGAAACCATCTATCAGAGTCTGCTGGAGCTTTCGAATGGTAAACTCGCCGACGATATCAAGCTAATTCGGGAACAGGGACTGGTTGAGGCAACTCCCCGCGAACGCACCGGCGACCAAACACAACCCCAACGCGTCGGCGGCAACTTCGGTGGTAATCAGAATCGCAATAACCGGGGCGACGGACCAAATCAGGGACGTCAGAATAACCGGAATGAAGGCGGTAACCAGCGTAACTTCGGCCGTAACAACCGGAACGACGGACCTCCGGGTCGCCCCAATAACCGCAACGACGGCGGTAACCCGCGCAACTTTGGTAACCGTGGCGACGGTCAGAATCAGGGCGGGCGGCCAAACAATCGCAACAACGACCGTCGTAGACGCTAA
- a CDS encoding MATE family efflux transporter: MFAAIRSLPGIYRPEFADTFRLSVPIIIAQLGVVLMGVTDNLFVGRLLGAVPLGAAGLANSLSFLMSSIGVGGLTVVAALVSKAHSQHDAAAINRLFRGGLRVAILFSLVFGGLSALLAFNFSLFGQTAEVTKLARDFMLILSLSLFPLLIFVAARQLADGLRHPRVAMAITMSALALNAFFNYVLIKGVGPFPELGLMGSATATLLSRLFMAGAMLAYIFRSARFQPYLQKAFRHLPSGEEVKTILALGVPGGLTFFFEVATFSLAVVIVGWLGEDRLAAHQIAINMASVTYMMATGISSAAAIRVSAAVGRGSREGVFRAGVAAFMLSISFMSLAAVLFLTANDWLVSLYIRDNPEVMRIAASLVIIGGFFQLSDGIQVVALGSLRGLSDVNVPTVITLFSYWIVALPLSYVLAFPLHMDAIGVWIGLLLGLSIAAILLTIRFFRRLGRINYGVPVESIPRGISS; encoded by the coding sequence ATGTTTGCTGCGATCCGCTCTTTGCCAGGTATCTATCGTCCCGAATTCGCTGATACATTTCGATTAAGCGTCCCAATTATCATTGCCCAGTTAGGCGTTGTGTTAATGGGCGTTACGGATAATCTGTTTGTTGGGCGGCTGTTGGGGGCTGTGCCATTGGGAGCCGCGGGGCTGGCCAATTCGCTCTCATTCCTGATGTCGAGTATTGGGGTTGGCGGACTGACGGTAGTAGCTGCTTTGGTATCGAAAGCGCATAGCCAGCATGATGCGGCTGCCATCAACCGTTTATTTCGGGGTGGCTTGCGTGTTGCCATACTTTTCAGCCTGGTATTTGGAGGACTATCGGCCTTGTTAGCGTTCAACTTTAGTCTTTTTGGACAAACGGCAGAGGTGACCAAACTAGCGCGGGATTTTATGCTGATTCTGAGCCTGTCGCTGTTCCCTTTGCTGATATTCGTGGCAGCCCGGCAACTCGCCGACGGATTACGTCACCCTCGGGTGGCCATGGCGATAACCATGTCGGCATTGGCCCTAAATGCTTTCTTCAATTATGTACTCATCAAGGGAGTAGGTCCATTTCCTGAATTAGGACTAATGGGATCGGCAACAGCTACTTTACTTTCCCGGCTGTTTATGGCGGGAGCGATGCTTGCCTATATCTTTCGATCAGCCCGATTTCAGCCCTATTTACAAAAGGCGTTTCGTCATTTACCCTCTGGCGAGGAAGTGAAGACAATTCTTGCGTTAGGCGTACCGGGAGGATTGACGTTTTTCTTTGAAGTCGCTACGTTTTCACTGGCGGTCGTAATTGTTGGCTGGCTGGGAGAAGATCGACTCGCTGCCCACCAGATTGCCATCAATATGGCATCGGTAACGTATATGATGGCTACGGGTATTTCATCGGCTGCGGCTATTCGGGTGAGCGCAGCGGTCGGACGAGGGAGTCGTGAAGGCGTTTTCCGCGCAGGCGTTGCCGCTTTTATGCTGTCAATCAGCTTCATGAGTTTGGCCGCCGTACTGTTTCTCACGGCGAATGACTGGCTTGTATCTTTGTATATCCGCGATAATCCAGAGGTTATGCGGATAGCGGCTTCGTTGGTGATTATTGGCGGCTTCTTTCAACTTTCCGACGGTATTCAGGTAGTAGCGTTGGGTAGTTTGCGTGGGTTGTCGGATGTCAATGTGCCGACCGTCATTACGCTCTTTTCGTACTGGATAGTAGCCTTACCCTTGAGCTATGTACTGGCTTTCCCACTTCATATGGATGCCATTGGGGTCTGGATTGGTCTATTATTAGGACTGAGCATTGCGGCCATATTACTGACTATTCGATTTTTCCGGCGATTGGGCCGCATCAATTATGGTGTTCCCGTTGAATCGATACCACGAGGTATTAGTAGCTGA
- a CDS encoding ferritin-like domain-containing protein, whose product MITNKEIVDDLNDLVKINNDRIHGYEDAIKDNEDAQLNELFRHMVIQSEQFRSQLADHIVRIDGSGVADIDSTDLTSKLHRAWIDIKSAVTGKERSAILSSVEFGENAAVEAYEDAIAKDHIPAYIKEDLQKQLSELKGAYDKIKGLHETA is encoded by the coding sequence ATGATCACGAACAAAGAAATTGTTGATGACCTCAACGATCTGGTTAAAATCAACAACGACCGCATTCACGGCTACGAAGACGCCATTAAAGACAATGAAGATGCTCAGTTAAATGAGCTGTTTCGTCACATGGTTATCCAGAGTGAGCAGTTCCGTAGCCAGTTAGCCGACCATATTGTCCGGATTGATGGTTCGGGCGTGGCTGATATTGATTCAACCGACCTAACCAGCAAACTACACCGCGCCTGGATTGACATTAAATCGGCGGTAACCGGAAAAGAACGGTCAGCGATCCTGAGTTCTGTAGAATTCGGTGAAAACGCAGCCGTAGAAGCCTATGAGGATGCCATTGCGAAAGATCATATTCCAGCGTATATTAAAGAAGATCTGCAGAAGCAGTTGAGCGAGCTAAAGGGCGCTTATGATAAAATTAAGGGCCTGCACGAGACAGCTTAA
- a CDS encoding pyridoxal phosphate-dependent aminotransferase, with amino-acid sequence MIIPLAHRADQTQEYYFSVKLAEVRRLQAAGHDVINLGIGNPDLMPSANTLDALIKSAQQPASHGYQPYKGTPGLRQAITQFYAHTYGVTLDADTEILPLIGSKEGITHISLTFLNDGDGVLVPELGYPAYRAVSRMIGADVREYPLLEYGGWQPDWEAMADLLTDTTKLIWLNYPHMPTGAPATRALFERAVRFAHDHRILLCHDNPYSLILNKKPPISLLSVDGAKEVAIELNSLSKSHNMAGWRIGWMAAAKAYVDAVLTIKSNVDSGQFKPLMDAAAEALTNSDDWHRERNAVYQGRLDAVHAFLDALNCTYTTDQEGLFIWAKLPDAIESAEKLVDDLLLNKHVFIAPGFIFGPKGDRYIRVSLCMPKERIETAIQRILG; translated from the coding sequence ATGATAATCCCTCTTGCCCACCGCGCTGATCAAACGCAGGAATACTATTTTTCGGTGAAATTGGCCGAAGTCCGTCGCCTTCAGGCGGCTGGACATGATGTTATTAACCTTGGTATCGGCAATCCTGACCTGATGCCGTCTGCCAACACGCTGGATGCGCTCATCAAGTCGGCGCAACAGCCAGCATCGCATGGGTATCAACCCTATAAAGGTACGCCAGGCTTGCGGCAGGCCATCACTCAGTTTTATGCCCATACCTACGGAGTTACGCTTGATGCCGATACCGAAATTCTACCATTAATTGGCTCAAAGGAAGGTATTACCCATATTTCGCTGACGTTCCTGAATGACGGCGATGGCGTTCTCGTTCCTGAACTGGGTTATCCGGCTTACCGGGCTGTGAGCCGTATGATTGGCGCTGATGTTCGCGAATATCCTTTGTTGGAATATGGTGGGTGGCAACCCGATTGGGAGGCTATGGCCGATTTGCTGACCGATACGACCAAACTTATCTGGCTCAATTATCCGCATATGCCGACCGGTGCACCCGCAACACGTGCTTTATTTGAGCGGGCCGTACGGTTTGCCCACGACCATCGGATATTGTTGTGTCACGATAACCCTTATAGCCTGATTCTGAATAAGAAACCACCTATTAGTCTGCTATCCGTTGACGGAGCGAAAGAGGTAGCTATCGAGTTGAATTCGTTGAGTAAGTCGCACAACATGGCGGGCTGGCGTATCGGCTGGATGGCTGCGGCCAAAGCCTATGTAGATGCCGTATTGACCATCAAAAGTAATGTCGACTCGGGACAGTTCAAGCCTTTGATGGATGCTGCTGCCGAAGCCCTAACCAACTCCGACGACTGGCACCGTGAGCGTAATGCCGTGTATCAGGGGCGGTTAGATGCCGTTCACGCTTTTCTGGATGCGCTCAACTGTACGTATACGACGGATCAGGAAGGGCTGTTTATCTGGGCAAAACTCCCCGATGCAATAGAATCGGCCGAAAAACTGGTGGATGACTTACTCCTGAATAAACACGTTTTCATTGCGCCGGGCTTCATTTTTGGGCCCAAAGGTGATCGCTACATACGAGTGTCGTTGTGTATGCCTAAAGAACGGATTGAAACCGCGATTCAACGGATTTTAGGATAA
- a CDS encoding FAD-dependent monooxygenase — protein sequence MEQTGIIIGGGIGGLVTALALNQQGIRSTIYEKAILLQEVGAGLVLSSNALFVFDQLGLLEALTTISWPLTKGLITDPNGRIVQKLDVQALTKQYGYGTLVVNRGKLQRLLLDSLNPDQIHTGKQLADLHDDGRQVHARFTDGSTADGSFLIGTDGIRSAVRTQLFGELPLHYSGQSCWRTIINYPIPVDGQSTSIEYWGRSAGLRVGLVPCGLNQLYAYITVATPANGHDVPGNIMPYLQSLGQHFPPNVSQILEAAEEGRIHRADLYDLPTLRTWSRGRCTLLGDAAHATTPNVGQGACQAIEDAFVVSACLALTTTKAEAFRQYESIRKEKADRIVKLSRQIGQVVNLPGWLKPLAFTAMRAMPKSASKQQFDGIYNMDYARKLAINASRSHPAPVE from the coding sequence ATGGAACAAACAGGAATAATCATCGGAGGAGGTATTGGAGGGCTGGTCACGGCCCTAGCCCTGAACCAGCAGGGCATTCGGTCAACTATCTATGAAAAGGCAATCCTTCTACAGGAAGTAGGGGCAGGGTTGGTTTTATCGTCTAATGCACTTTTTGTATTCGATCAATTAGGGCTTTTGGAAGCGCTTACTACGATTAGCTGGCCGCTTACAAAAGGGTTGATTACCGACCCTAATGGCCGAATAGTACAGAAATTAGACGTCCAGGCACTGACAAAGCAATACGGCTATGGAACGCTTGTTGTAAACCGGGGGAAACTTCAACGGTTATTGCTGGATTCTCTAAATCCGGATCAGATTCATACAGGCAAGCAACTAGCCGACCTCCATGACGATGGCCGACAGGTGCACGCCCGATTTACGGATGGTTCTACAGCAGATGGCTCGTTTTTGATTGGGACGGATGGCATCCGATCAGCCGTTCGTACCCAGCTATTCGGTGAGCTGCCCCTGCATTATTCGGGACAATCCTGCTGGCGCACCATCATCAACTATCCTATACCCGTTGACGGGCAATCAACATCTATTGAATATTGGGGCCGTTCAGCCGGTCTGCGCGTTGGCCTGGTACCATGTGGACTCAACCAGCTTTATGCTTACATCACCGTGGCGACGCCGGCCAATGGGCATGATGTACCAGGCAACATTATGCCCTACCTACAGTCTTTAGGTCAGCACTTTCCGCCGAATGTTTCACAGATACTCGAAGCCGCCGAAGAAGGGCGAATTCACCGCGCCGATCTCTATGACTTACCGACCTTACGAACCTGGTCGCGCGGTCGATGCACCTTACTGGGTGATGCTGCCCACGCCACCACGCCTAACGTTGGCCAGGGAGCCTGTCAGGCAATTGAAGACGCTTTTGTTGTAAGCGCCTGTCTGGCGCTTACAACGACTAAGGCTGAGGCTTTCCGCCAGTATGAATCAATCCGTAAGGAAAAAGCCGACCGTATTGTAAAACTTTCACGCCAGATTGGGCAGGTTGTCAATTTACCCGGATGGCTCAAGCCGCTTGCCTTCACAGCCATGCGGGCCATGCCAAAATCGGCCAGCAAACAGCAATTTGACGGGATTTATAATATGGACTATGCCCGAAAACTGGCAATCAACGCTTCTCGATCCCATCCAGCACCCGTCGAATGA
- a CDS encoding NUDIX hydrolase: protein MTPDNDPRPWSVESSEYLHQLPWFTVRKDAIRMQNGGTIPNYFVLEYPDWINVVAITTEGQVVLIRQYRHGIAGVHYELCAGVVDPGEEPLVAAQRELLEETGFGGGQWTPLMTLSANPGTHANLTHSFLAIGVEPKQAQHLESTEEITVHIVSPERAWDIINKGEMMQALHLAPLLKYLAER, encoded by the coding sequence ATGACTCCAGATAATGACCCTCGGCCCTGGTCGGTCGAAAGCTCCGAATACCTCCATCAATTGCCGTGGTTTACGGTTCGCAAAGATGCCATCCGAATGCAGAATGGTGGCACTATTCCCAATTACTTCGTCCTGGAGTACCCCGACTGGATCAATGTTGTGGCTATAACGACCGAAGGACAGGTTGTGCTGATCCGCCAATATCGGCATGGTATTGCCGGTGTTCACTACGAACTATGCGCGGGTGTTGTCGACCCCGGCGAAGAGCCACTCGTGGCGGCTCAGCGTGAACTTCTGGAAGAAACTGGGTTTGGGGGTGGCCAGTGGACACCACTGATGACACTCTCGGCGAATCCGGGAACGCATGCAAACCTGACGCATTCATTTTTGGCGATCGGGGTAGAACCCAAACAGGCGCAGCACCTCGAATCGACCGAAGAAATAACCGTTCATATTGTATCGCCCGAACGGGCATGGGACATCATCAATAAGGGCGAGATGATGCAGGCATTGCATCTGGCTCCATTGCTGAAATACCTCGCTGAACGATGA
- a CDS encoding aldo/keto reductase codes for MQVTETPASQAGTITIGDLTVNRMAYGAMRLTGDGIWGPPKDHDECIRVLKRTLDLGINFIDTADSYGPHVAEELIAEALYPYPEGLVIATKGGLLRTGPNQWPVDGSRKHLEEALNGSLKRLKLDQIDLYQLHRFDSKVPSEEFLGFLQEAQQQGKIKHIGLSEVSIKQIEEAKQYFEVVSVQNMYNFGEQRWNNVLSYCEQNNIAFIPWFPLNAGNISAQKAIKKVAERHNASEYQIALAWLLAASPVMLPIAGTSSVKHLEENVQAATIRLTDEDLQDMPLPK; via the coding sequence ATGCAAGTTACAGAAACGCCAGCCTCACAGGCTGGTACGATTACCATTGGTGATTTAACCGTCAATCGAATGGCCTATGGAGCTATGCGCCTAACCGGCGATGGTATCTGGGGCCCCCCTAAAGACCATGACGAGTGTATTCGTGTGTTAAAACGTACCCTCGATCTTGGTATCAACTTCATCGATACTGCCGATAGTTATGGTCCTCATGTTGCAGAAGAGTTAATCGCAGAAGCACTTTATCCTTATCCGGAAGGGTTGGTCATTGCCACCAAAGGCGGATTACTGCGGACTGGTCCGAATCAATGGCCGGTGGATGGGAGCCGGAAACACCTGGAAGAAGCGTTGAATGGCAGCCTCAAGCGCCTGAAACTTGATCAGATTGATCTCTACCAACTCCACCGCTTCGATAGCAAAGTGCCATCAGAAGAATTCCTGGGCTTTTTGCAGGAAGCTCAGCAGCAGGGAAAAATCAAACACATTGGTTTATCGGAGGTGAGTATCAAACAAATCGAAGAAGCAAAGCAGTATTTTGAGGTCGTTTCTGTGCAGAATATGTATAATTTTGGTGAGCAGCGATGGAATAATGTGCTGAGTTATTGTGAGCAGAACAATATTGCTTTCATTCCGTGGTTCCCGCTCAATGCGGGTAATATATCGGCTCAAAAAGCGATCAAAAAAGTGGCCGAACGACACAATGCCTCTGAGTATCAGATTGCACTCGCCTGGCTACTGGCTGCTTCACCTGTTATGTTGCCCATTGCGGGTACGTCTTCGGTGAAACATCTGGAAGAAAATGTACAGGCTGCAACGATCAGGTTAACTGACGAAGATTTGCAGGATATGCCGTTACCGAAATAA
- a CDS encoding GxxExxY protein: protein MIRCIIGCSMEVHRVLGNDVQEVIYQRALAHELDLFSISFAREVEMSIFYKGLLMGTRRDDFLVEDKVLVELEAIIKLEDVHLAQAINYLEAYNLEIGLLINFGSISLTFKRVLNPHFRRFHAKSENKMDNKIRFIHKSVKSRFR from the coding sequence TTGATACGTTGTATTATCGGCTGTTCGATGGAAGTGCATCGTGTTTTAGGGAATGATGTTCAGGAAGTAATTTATCAACGGGCATTGGCTCATGAGCTTGACCTATTCAGCATAAGCTTTGCTCGTGAAGTCGAAATGTCAATTTTTTATAAAGGATTATTGATGGGTACACGCCGGGACGATTTCCTTGTCGAAGATAAAGTGCTCGTTGAACTAGAAGCGATCATTAAACTGGAAGACGTACATCTGGCACAAGCAATTAATTATTTAGAGGCTTACAATCTGGAGATTGGCTTATTGATAAACTTTGGGTCCATTAGTTTAACGTTTAAACGTGTGCTCAATCCGCACTTTCGGCGGTTCCATGCCAAATCTGAAAATAAGATGGATAACAAAATCCGTTTTATCCATAAATCTGTTAAATCCCGGTTCAGATGA
- the murA gene encoding UDP-N-acetylglucosamine 1-carboxyvinyltransferase, with protein MASFQITGGRKLKGELIPQGAKNEALQILCAVLLTKEPVTIHNIPNIRDVNQLIDLLGDLGVWVTKIGENSYRFVASDVNLDYLESDTYKRKAAALRGSVMLLGPMLARFKKGRIPRPGGDKIGRRRLDTHFLGFEKLGAQFNYDANDGGYYQVDASNLRGTYMLLDEASVTGTANVLMAAVMAEGTTTIYNAACEPYLQQLSKMLNSMGAKISGVGSNLLTIEGVSELQGTEHTMLPDMIEIGSFIGLAAMTQSEITIKNCRIPELGIIPDQFRRLGIQVDFRGDDIFIPAQERYQIETFLDGGMMTVADSPWPGFTPDLLSIVLVTAVQAQGTLLIHQKMFESRLFFVDKLIDMGAQIILCDPHRATVVGLNRQLPLKGIRMSSPDIRAGVALLIAAMSAQGTSIIDNIEQIDRGYQHIDTRLNAIGAEIIRL; from the coding sequence ATGGCTTCTTTTCAAATTACGGGTGGGCGCAAGCTCAAGGGTGAACTGATTCCTCAAGGGGCAAAAAACGAAGCCCTTCAAATTTTATGTGCCGTTTTGCTGACGAAAGAACCCGTCACAATCCATAACATTCCTAACATCCGCGATGTCAATCAGCTGATCGATCTGCTGGGCGATCTGGGTGTTTGGGTAACAAAAATTGGCGAAAATTCGTATCGTTTCGTTGCGTCAGATGTCAATCTGGATTATCTGGAAAGCGATACTTACAAGCGAAAAGCAGCCGCCCTTCGTGGTTCGGTTATGTTGTTAGGGCCCATGCTTGCCCGTTTCAAAAAAGGCCGGATTCCACGCCCTGGTGGTGATAAAATCGGCCGTCGGCGTCTGGATACTCACTTCCTGGGTTTTGAGAAACTCGGCGCTCAATTTAACTACGATGCCAATGATGGCGGCTATTATCAGGTTGACGCCAGCAACCTGCGCGGTACCTATATGCTGCTCGATGAAGCATCGGTGACGGGTACAGCCAACGTGCTGATGGCGGCCGTGATGGCTGAAGGAACGACCACAATCTACAATGCTGCCTGCGAACCTTACCTACAGCAATTGAGCAAGATGCTTAATTCGATGGGGGCAAAGATTTCTGGCGTTGGCTCCAATTTACTGACGATTGAAGGTGTTTCGGAACTTCAGGGCACCGAACATACGATGCTGCCTGATATGATCGAGATTGGCTCGTTCATTGGTTTGGCCGCTATGACCCAATCGGAAATAACGATCAAAAACTGCCGGATTCCAGAACTTGGGATTATTCCTGATCAATTTCGGCGGCTAGGTATTCAGGTCGACTTCCGGGGTGATGATATTTTTATTCCGGCTCAGGAGCGTTACCAGATCGAAACTTTTCTGGATGGCGGTATGATGACCGTTGCTGATTCGCCCTGGCCTGGCTTTACGCCCGATTTGCTCAGTATTGTGCTCGTTACAGCCGTACAGGCGCAGGGAACGTTGCTGATTCACCAGAAAATGTTTGAAAGTCGGTTGTTCTTCGTTGACAAACTGATCGATATGGGTGCTCAGATTATTCTCTGTGATCCACATCGGGCTACGGTTGTCGGCCTGAACCGCCAATTACCATTGAAAGGTATCCGCATGTCATCGCCCGATATTCGGGCAGGGGTTGCCTTACTCATTGCGGCCATGTCGGCGCAGGGAACCAGCATTATCGACAATATTGAGCAGATTGACCGGGGCTATCAACACATCGATACCCGGCTGAATGCGATCGGTGCGGAAATTATCCGTCTTTGA